In Pangasianodon hypophthalmus isolate fPanHyp1 chromosome 13, fPanHyp1.pri, whole genome shotgun sequence, the genomic window AGATGACAAGATCTGACATTTaagatttatcttagtgtcattatTTACTTCACAaatcctgccattttaacaggggtgtgtagaccttttatatccattgtatacgTGGTGTAAAGTTATCATTACAGGTATGCAACAGATGTCATTTCTCTACAGCTACACAAACTGCTCTGGTCCACAGTAAGTCTAATGTAAACCAGCTGTAGCACAGCTACAAAAAGCAGTCAAaccatttataaaaaaaataaataaataaataaaaattgggggggaaaaaaattggaaaaacaaGAGAGAACTAAAAGATTTGGGCAGAAAGCTTGCCATTTAAAAGACTAACCTGAGTCAGTGACAACAGGTAATATGATCAGTATCTGATGTGAAACAAACACGAAGAGCAAGACCAACAAACAGCACTGCAAAAGTCATATCTGTGttatcttaaataaaaaattgccaGTGCATACTGAGTATTCCTTTAGTGCCATTTTAGAAAAATATCTCAATGTCTGCTGTACCATTAGATATTGGCTGCATCGTACCAAAGCTCAAAAATTAGCTTTGGTTTTTGCTTATCCATTGAGTTATCAGTATATTTTGTAAATCCATTGTAAATTTCAGTATAACTGCTTGCTCAAACACAGGCACCGCGTactgagttaaaaaaaatgtttgaggGCTCTAAGAAAAAACATCATTAGTACATTACATCTGATAGTCACGAGCACCAACTAGAGAACTGGGTATCACTTTGGCAGAAGAGTGGGACTTGAGTCACATGGCTTGGTCAAGTCACAAATTTAATCACTAAAGACTCAACCTAAAAATAATTAAGACTTGCAACTTGACTTTAACACCCATAAACTTACTCCTCTTGGGAGATGGAGGGATCGCACCAGTGTTTAAATAAAGGGACACTTGAGCAGGTGTCAACATGCTACCAAGAACTAGCAACTCTAATTACAAACACTAGGCTGTTAAcaacaaatgttaataaaacatttgggcAAGCATTACCTCCAATCTCATTTGGCCTTAGAGGCTACACAAGGAACAGTATGTCTAGACCTCCATAAATAGTTAGAAATCTATTAGCAGACATTTAAGTAGTTTTGTCTGATAACTAAACCAAATAAGATTGAGTATTCAGGTTGACCAATATCAGGTAAAGATCTGCATTTAGCATTTAGTGTTGGTAGTGCTGGACAGCAGGAAATCTATTATTTTAAACCACAGTTCCTAAATGTGACTGCacctttacttttattttttactttaaagttAAGCTATTTATCAACTGAGTAGTATTGGTAAATACTATATTGGGGTGTCAGACTCCAGTCCTGGAGGACTGCaaaattttagcattttatctATATTTACACAGCTGAATAAACTCATCAGGTAATTACAGAGACCTTCATGGTCTACATTTGGCTTgtcaaaagaggaaaaataaataagtctgtATCCCACCAAGACTGGAGTTTGACATCCCTGAgcagtattattttattattttaatgtgcatGATGCACATTATAAGTTTGGGGAAAGCACAACTAAAGTTACTTTCTGGAAGAGTTATTTTCTGGAGTTTGGGAAGCAAAGGCAAATAAGTGCCTTTACCACAAAGGCAAATAAATGCCACATACCACTGCAGGGTCAATtccaaaacacttttttttgatCAGTGCCACATGTTTATGTCATTTTAGGTGTGGTCCaaagaatacatttttgtttattctgttgttaacaacatttataaataatataccaTGGCTTtaatactttgttaatgttaaatttttaaatggGATTCAATGTGGTAAGGAACGCATTTTGACTTGTTCAGGATTTGGGACTCCTCTGTCTTTACTTAGGACTTGAGTATTAAGACTTGAAACTTACTTGTTACTTGTTCCCACCTCTGCACTTCGGAAACAAAAGCAGAAGAGGTTAGTTATAGGATTTCTCTAATGTGAATAATAACAGGGGCCATCACCAAACTTGCTACAAGTTTGGGGACATTGGAATCCAACAGCCATGAGGCTGTGAGGGCCCCCCGCTCGTAAgaatttaaagagaaaaatatgagACTTGCCTCAGCCTGAACAGGGCACCAGTGAGACTCAACCTCAGCCGGTCCCATGGCATCGCTACAGGGAGAAGAAAGATCCTCAGTTTAGCAACACATAAAGTCACCTGGGTCCAAAGTACTTCTGTTTCAAATTACATTCTTCCCCCCCAATCACACCCAAGCCAGACAACCAAAACCACATCAGAGTGAATCCCTTTGTGACCATACACTAGGattatcctttttttccccccaaatgaATGTGATTTTAGGTCTTAGAGAACTTACTTCAATGAATATGACACAATGATTTTGACAAGAGACACAAGCCATCCATATTCTTTTTTCCTTGACACTGTGTTCTCTTCATTAAGCCAGGTGTTGAAAAGACACTATTGTATGggttatttaaaatgaatgtggATGACTAGGTTGATGTGAACAGATGACACTCCATTGCTTTCACATATTACTGCAATCATGCAGCCAGTACAAACCTTTGTACAGATCCTTCCCTCCGTCATGAAGAAACAGTCTTAAGTTTTCAACACCGTTTATTACAgtttgcataataataataatacagacacTTTTCACATCAGCTATTACTTATGTAAGTAAGGATAATCAGGCATACAAAAACAGTTATAGCTAACTGAAGCCCTCACCAAGCAAAGCTGGGGACATGAAGTCCAACAGCACCTAAAGGTGCTGTGAAGGCTTAAtttgtttagtacagtagtatgttTACAAAGACTTGCCTTGATAAAAGGTGCAGTACTGTTCACGTTACTCCAGCCGCTTCAAATTATTACGAACCATATTTACTAAACTTCACTTCTAAAAACCTAAACGGAACATAGGGGGAGGAAAAAAGCCACACTATAGAATCGGCAACATATTAGAGGTCCAAATAAAAACTATGCAAAATTTAAAGTTTCATGCATAACCAGTGCTGTTTTTCCATTTCCGTTATAAGACAAATTGAATTACAATTATGCTTAATGATTTGGCTTCTTAAGAACACCATTACATGAGAAAATGGGTGAATCACCAAACCTATCGGAGACTGGTGTTTGAGCTTCAATAACGGCCTCCCTGGGACATTACAGGAGGCCTCATGGCCATGGGCGGCCTTGGAGGAGCTCCCTGGTAAGGAGGAACCATTGGGGGGCCTTGCCCGTAAGGTGACATTGCCCCTGGCACATAGCCAGGCACTGCCTGGGATGGGGTACCATATGGCCCTAATGACAATGACAAAATCCAACAAATGACAAACTTGTACTGTAACAGAGCAAAATTACTCATAACAGTAATTACATGTATTCATCTCCTACTTCATATGAAAATCAAAAAAGGGATTTTACCATGCATGGGATGCCTGGCTCCTGGCTGCTGTGAAGAAGCACCCTGCTGAGCAGGTATCACCCCTCCCATTGGCCCAACAGGAGGAGTGCTGATGTGCGTCTGCCCTGTGCTAGGGATCTTACACTGGTAGCGTGGTAGTTGAGCACGCAGCtcttcctgacacacacacacaaggacacaaAACGCAATTAGGCATGACAGCAATTGCCCGCTATTCAaactatataatattttaagatAAAGTAGATAAGATAAATGCAATATAGCGGACATGCCTAAAATTTAACAGCATTCATGTTACCTTAAATTAGTAACCCACATATTACATTCTgattttattacttactttaCAAGGGTGGAGCCATATTTGGACACTTACCAGAGAGATATCCTCATCAGGGTGGATCAACTTACTGGTTGCACTGGTAGTGGTGAGGGTGGCAGGCTTACTTGTAATGGGGGTGGCAGGTTTGGCCACAGTGCTGCCTGCACTGGCAGCAGAGGGCGCAGGCTGACTGTAGGCTGGGAATGTGGCTTTGGGAGCAGCAGAAGAAGAGGCTGAAAGCCCCACTGCTGCCCCAGGCACACCCTGCTGAGCCTGGAGACACAGAAGAATCCAAATGAGCCATAATCACCAAAACATCTAATATTATCCATGATGAACATTCCTAATACCCATGTCTGGCCCTGGAGGGCCATGACACTAAACAGCTTATTTCATGAGGAACATTTGcaatttacttaatttatttagttttttgtaattttaaactGCGCAGTGCTGCGGTCCTCCAAGGCTGCTTTTGCTACTGTTTTTCTACTGACAAGGTGCTGGTGCTAGAACCAGCAAACCCACAAAGACCCTGACTTCTCAGTAACAGAACAGGAGCATTTTGGTACTGGAAtcacgctgtttttttttttgcagtaaaatttGAGATCAGGCACTGGCACCCTATCAGTGGAAAAGGATTATAAGAGACTGGGGAATAAAGATTATACAGATAAGCATTGTGCGTACAAGTGCACCAGTATATCTGCTGCTAGCCATGAATAGTTTTGTAAAAGCCTAGTTTCTCTAGGTCAGCAGGCTGCTGCGTACTTGCGACAGCGGCTTAGAGGGTGCTGACAAAGTGTCCATACTGGAAGAGGCTGAGCTTGTGCTGGGAGCTCGAGTCCCCATCTGCAGCATGGAGAAAAAGCAAAGAGCAAAATCCCTCAACACAGCTCCATCAATGACTTCATTGCGTTTCATACTCTCACAAATCAGTGTACGGTTACAATGTACTTTCATGCACCCGCTGAAAGGTGTTGAAAAGTGTCAAATGTTAGAGCTACTAATCTTTGCTAACAAAATACATTCCtttaatcttaatttttatCATGTTTAGACACACCAAGCTATTATTTAGCTAATAAAAACACCCAGATCTGAATACTGTGTATCATTGTTAGCCTGCATGTGACTCCTACAGTTACAATAACCTAAGCTAGGTGACTATATCTCCACTTATCAAGGATTATGCAAAATATAGCAAAGAGAAGTGGGGCCACACCTGTCCTGCACTAGGAAACAAGGGCTTGGTGACAGCAGGCTGTGGAGCAGCCACTGTGGCTGCAGGTGTGGCTGCTCGTGGGATCATGCCTGACGTGGTGGAGGCAGGAGCCTGTGGCATGTGGTTCATACCTGGACGATGACCCATAGGAGGGGGCATGCCTGTCAGGAGGAACAAATCACAGAGGTCTGTCACAATTTTACTTTAAGCCTATGTAAATCACTTTAGGTTGTACTTCATATAGGACAAGCTTGATGACAATTTTCTATTGTTATTATAAACTCAGTAATGAAGTATTGAACCTGGTGGCATGCCTGGCATCATCGGAGGCATTCCTGGTCCAGGTGGCATCATCCCACCCATGGGCATcatgctgtgaaaaaaaaagagcaaaggaacagatttttttttcaatcacagaatggaggaaaaaaaggcaaCTAAAACAGGACTACAATGGCattaatacagggtgtcccaaaagtctccacgCACTgggaaaattaacactttttagcaaaaaagtcttccaacatttttcatactttatagtttatagttatatagttatatagtttatattatatattttttccagatagcctttaagaatgcctttgacaaaagaagaacatattgaagtCATTCAAATGGCTTcgggaagctgttgcaaggttgtgatggactttaacaggaaacatggcaagcacatcataCATGACACTTttgccaaactgggagccaaagttGGGAGAGACAACTCCGAATgcgtttacaaagaaatggcaatcatgtagaggatgttttgtaaataaagttatatttgctaaaaaaaaaaaaaaaaaaaatttctcatATTTGTTAATTTCTCATatgagacttttgggacacccagttacatatattttacatataggtccctccaaaagtactggaatggcaaggccaattcttttgtttttgaagATATGAAACTGAAGACATtaaggtttgagatcaaaagatgaatatgagacaatggatcagaatttcagattttaacTTCCTGATAGTTAGatcatggcacctttggtggaaGACCACCccatttttaggtgagcaaaagtataggaacagaacagataaactaaattaaataacacttattatttggttgcatatcctttGCTTACAATAACTGAATCAAGCCAGCaatccactgacatcaccatactgttgcattcttcttttgtgatgcattttcaggcttgtaccacagcttctttcagttgttgcttgttttgggaggtttctcccttcagtctcctcttcaggaggagaaatgcatgctcaattgggttaaggtctgatGATTGATTTGGCCAGTCTAAAGCCTCCCACAACCCCCACCCcaatgaagtcctttgttgtgttttggatcattatcTTGCTGTataatgaagttcctcccagtgagattggatgcatttctctgtaaattgccAGACAgattgtttctgtagacttctgaagtCATTCTGCTACTACCATCATGACTTACATCATCAAGAAAAggttagtgagcccattccagaagcagccatgcaagcacAAGCCATGACACTATGCCTGATCACTGAGCTTGTATGGTTTGGATCATGAGTAGATGccttctttctccacactttggcctctcaatcactttggtagaggttaattttggttccagaacttttgtgccTGTCTCTGTATTTCACTGCCAATTCCAgttggccttctgattcttactgctgatgagtgattTGCATCATGTGGTATGGCTTTTATCTTTCTGttctcgaagtcttcttcaaatggtggattatgataccttcacccctgccctgtggaggttgttggtgatgtcactgactgttgtttttgggtttttcacCCACAGCTCtaacaatgtttctgtcatcgaCTGCTATTGTTTTCTTTGGCTGACCTGTgcaatgtctgttttttttttgttttgttttttttttttcttcaaaacacCAGtacttactttcttttttaagacattccaaattgtggtattggctatgcccaatgcttacGCATTAGCTCTGACAGATTTTACTTCtcttctcagcttcaaaatgctTTTCCCCCATAGATAGCTCattggtcttcatgttggtttagccttgccattccaatactttcgaaggagactgtatttgttttaaCATTTGTGAATTCTTACCCAGGTGGCATTCCTGGCATGACTGGGGGCATCCCTGGCATCATGGGGGGGACTGCAGGCATCATTGGTGGCATTCCTGGGAcatattaaaatacagtaatacaaaaaaaaacctgctgtaAGTGTATTTTTGCCTAGCTagaaaacactacaaaatgca contains:
- the znf207a gene encoding BUB3-interacting and GLEBS motif-containing protein ZNF207a isoform X1; the protein is MGRKKKKQMKPWCWYCNRDFDDEKILIQHQKAKHFKCHICHKKLYTGPGLAIHCMQVHKETIDGVPNAIPGRTDIELEIYGMEGIPEKDMEERRRVLEQKTQENQKKKQNQDDSDEDDDDEEAGPSFQQAAAQPPAAYTPMTQPGMAPVPTPGMPPGSYSGMPPMMPAVPPMMPGMPPVMPGMPPGMMPMGGMMPPGPGMPPMMPGMPPGMPPPMGHRPGMNHMPQAPASTTSGMIPRAATPAATVAAPQPAVTKPLFPSAGQMGTRAPSTSSASSSMDTLSAPSKPLSQAQQGVPGAAVGLSASSSAAPKATFPAYSQPAPSAASAGSTVAKPATPITSKPATLTTTSATSKLIHPDEDISLEELRAQLPRYQCKIPSTGQTHISTPPVGPMGGVIPAQQGASSQQPGARHPMHGPYGTPSQAVPGYVPGAMSPYGQGPPMVPPYQGAPPRPPMAMRPPVMSQGGRY
- the znf207a gene encoding BUB3-interacting and GLEBS motif-containing protein ZNF207a isoform X2; this translates as MGRKKKKQMKPWCWYCNRDFDDEKILIQHQKAKHFKCHICHKKLYTGPGLAIHCMQVHKETIDGVPNAIPGRTDIELEIYGMEGIPEKDMEERRRVLEQKTQENQKKKQNQDDSDEDDDDEEAGPSFQQAAAQPPAAYTPMTQPGMAPVPTPGMPPGSYSGMPPMMPAVPPMMPGMPPVMPGMPPGMMPMGGMMPPGPGMPPMMPGMPPGMPPPMGHRPGMNHMPQAPASTTSGMIPRAATPAATVAAPQPAVTKPLFPSAGQAQQGVPGAAVGLSASSSAAPKATFPAYSQPAPSAASAGSTVAKPATPITSKPATLTTTSATSKLIHPDEDISLEELRAQLPRYQCKIPSTGQTHISTPPVGPMGGVIPAQQGASSQQPGARHPMHGPYGTPSQAVPGYVPGAMSPYGQGPPMVPPYQGAPPRPPMAMRPPVMSQGGRY